The proteins below come from a single Cylindrospermopsis raciborskii Cr2010 genomic window:
- a CDS encoding phthiocerol/phthiodiolone dimycocerosyl transferase family protein: MSILNIFQKNSKYFFNPVNKRQLSSLETTMELLNQRAKTWNLVTISRIRGHIQKPVLREALDLLQYGHLVLNSHIVTHQHNFQNRFYLQTGTTEEIPLRMVINSEEKQWQEVVNQEMNQPIDSGRYLMRVVLIINRENPKVNYLVTTLHHAIADGLSSVNLHSEIFTYYEQITSGNMLNPVSTLPPLPPPEKLLGHLQGAKLNGWILLLKIAWEKLTNPPQTLKVEKYVPISQRNSQIIHRQILSDTAEKFFAQCRAENATVQSVLSAAMLLTVAKKILNQQRKSIRLNCLSYFDLRRRLQPPINEQNIGLLATSQMSFHTVTTNTYFWDLARRIKQTLAASIHRGDIFKMVFLAKHLINFCFLFPHQIAASVSVSNIGKVNIPGIYGELQLEEISFAGSHALYAGMFILHVATFQGKMLLNFVFSQPSLSQDTMEKLVNEFMEMIEQISHLPSQVS; this comes from the coding sequence ATGAGTATACTCAATATATTCCAGAAAAACTCTAAATATTTTTTTAATCCTGTCAATAAAAGACAATTGAGTAGTTTAGAAACTACTATGGAACTTCTCAACCAACGCGCTAAAACTTGGAATTTGGTTACTATTAGTCGCATTCGAGGCCATATCCAAAAACCAGTTTTGAGAGAAGCTCTAGATCTTTTGCAGTATGGTCATTTAGTTCTGAATTCTCATATTGTTACCCATCAGCATAATTTTCAAAATCGGTTTTATTTGCAAACAGGTACTACAGAAGAAATACCTTTACGGATGGTAATTAATTCGGAGGAGAAACAATGGCAAGAAGTTGTTAATCAGGAAATGAATCAACCAATTGATAGTGGTAGATACCTGATGCGAGTGGTACTAATTATTAATCGGGAAAACCCAAAGGTTAATTATCTAGTGACTACCCTACATCATGCAATTGCTGATGGGTTATCAAGTGTTAATCTACATTCGGAAATATTCACCTATTATGAACAAATCACCTCCGGTAATATGTTAAACCCGGTTAGTACTTTACCCCCATTACCACCACCAGAAAAACTATTGGGTCATTTACAAGGAGCAAAGTTAAATGGATGGATATTACTGTTAAAGATCGCCTGGGAGAAACTGACTAACCCTCCACAAACTTTAAAAGTGGAAAAATATGTTCCCATTTCCCAGAGGAACTCCCAAATAATTCATAGACAAATATTATCAGATACAGCTGAAAAGTTTTTTGCCCAATGTCGAGCAGAAAATGCTACGGTGCAGAGCGTCTTATCTGCTGCTATGCTATTGACAGTAGCTAAAAAAATTCTCAACCAGCAGCGTAAGTCCATTCGATTAAATTGTCTATCCTACTTTGATTTAAGAAGACGGTTACAACCACCCATCAATGAACAGAATATTGGTCTATTAGCCACATCCCAGATGAGTTTTCACACTGTCACAACCAACACCTATTTTTGGGATCTGGCCAGGAGGATTAAACAAACCCTAGCAGCAAGTATCCACAGAGGGGATATTTTTAAAATGGTATTTCTTGCTAAACATCTGATTAACTTTTGCTTTCTATTTCCTCATCAAATTGCTGCTAGTGTTTCCGTTTCTAACATTGGTAAGGTTAACATCCCTGGAATATATGGTGAATTACAACTAGAAGAAATCAGTTTTGCGGGTTCTCATGCACTATATGCAGGTATGTTTATCCTTCATGTTGCCACTTTTCAAGGCAAGATGTTATTAAATTTCGTCTTTTCCCAACCTTCCCTCAGTCAAGACACTATGGAAAAACTAGTGAATGAATTTATGGAAATGATTGAACAAATTTCCCATTTACCATCTCAGGTATCATGA
- a CDS encoding phosphopantetheine-binding protein: MSQMTKLNSAGDIEQWLVNNIAFILGVNPEEIDIKQPLDSYGLDSQQAMILASKAEKLLGFKLSLMYLWYYPTIQQLAQRLAQELENSSSEILQI; the protein is encoded by the coding sequence ATGAGTCAAATGACTAAGCTAAATAGTGCTGGGGATATTGAACAATGGCTAGTTAACAACATTGCTTTTATATTAGGAGTAAATCCAGAAGAAATAGATATTAAACAACCTTTAGATAGTTACGGTTTAGATTCACAACAAGCTATGATTTTAGCAAGTAAAGCCGAAAAACTTTTGGGGTTTAAATTGTCCCTGATGTACTTGTGGTACTATCCCACCATTCAACAATTAGCACAACGATTAGCTCAAGAATTAGAAAATTCCTCCTCAGAAATATTGCAAATTTAA
- a CDS encoding TubC N-terminal docking domain-related protein has protein sequence MNASEILALLTKQGVEFWIENHQLNIRSPKGIITPEMQAEIASHKGDILALLQEMDICSNSTPENPISGISIQTIGKLIGGFTSELPIEYQPPIINPHIMAKNLSVTFRPLPNGYDNHRIIKFRQDLAIKLKNLGVAVVPWQDSIRDFCYRINVPIVNWHYSFTIKGVRSEIDAVIDVARPNSWLRKLGIFVAESIYTLFYRWLIKKQNMSVVQIARLSSWAEDHAAKYVEDPTNTQVIILSDIDDKFVSPLTHYQEKISIGINTLIQTFSEIVIGVSKEQISILNMNLSDSIFPRTEIDDFILKSLIPKIYVPITPLLMNRFELGVYNPYLSPYAHKLAKLGKELTSTGLFPPGFKLAEVIKRKSHRDIVNVIVNGRTGVSYGFIAYIEPPSYVGEREISATQWEDLLAIPGLNSDEVRKNQSGRRFLKTRIGGDYIFKQIPDIWLVSSRSGSNKTDLSLEQDVLRIGLTNNLHLQLPPAHNSHKSDIKPSYDIYVMLAISLSAALYAPELIENGAPIIHFHGYPAFDWFQEDEFCFGVDNPSVPCGTYESGVFNFLGLANFSAQPTKHIKLVSLIEPDHGTNLIARDTEYLIDRLKHGCIADKIELGGQHFASLRTNLTRNIQ, from the coding sequence ATGAACGCATCGGAAATCTTAGCACTTCTAACTAAGCAAGGTGTGGAATTTTGGATCGAGAATCACCAACTAAATATCCGCTCTCCCAAAGGAATAATTACACCAGAAATGCAAGCGGAAATTGCTAGCCACAAAGGAGATATTTTGGCCTTATTGCAAGAAATGGATATCTGTAGCAACTCTACCCCAGAAAATCCCATTTCTGGTATTAGTATACAAACCATTGGTAAATTGATTGGGGGTTTCACAAGTGAACTACCTATAGAATATCAACCCCCCATTATTAACCCACACATTATGGCTAAAAACCTCAGTGTCACCTTTAGACCCTTACCCAATGGGTATGATAATCATAGAATTATTAAATTCCGTCAGGACTTAGCCATTAAATTAAAAAATTTGGGTGTTGCTGTGGTTCCTTGGCAAGATTCTATTAGGGACTTTTGTTATAGAATTAATGTTCCCATTGTTAATTGGCATTATTCTTTTACCATTAAGGGGGTAAGGTCAGAAATTGATGCAGTAATAGATGTAGCAAGGCCCAATTCATGGTTGAGAAAGTTGGGTATATTTGTCGCTGAAAGTATTTACACTTTATTTTATCGTTGGTTAATCAAGAAACAAAATATGTCTGTTGTACAAATTGCTAGACTAAGTAGTTGGGCCGAAGACCATGCTGCTAAATACGTTGAAGATCCCACCAATACTCAAGTGATCATTCTTAGCGACATCGATGATAAATTTGTGAGTCCATTAACTCACTATCAAGAGAAAATTAGTATTGGGATTAACACCTTGATTCAAACGTTTTCTGAAATAGTAATTGGGGTGTCTAAAGAACAAATCTCTATCCTAAATATGAATTTATCTGATTCTATTTTTCCTAGGACAGAAATTGATGATTTTATATTAAAATCCCTAATTCCTAAAATTTATGTTCCCATTACCCCCCTATTAATGAATAGATTTGAACTGGGAGTCTATAATCCCTATCTATCTCCCTATGCTCATAAATTAGCAAAGTTAGGCAAGGAACTGACCTCAACAGGTTTGTTTCCACCAGGTTTTAAATTGGCGGAGGTGATTAAAAGAAAATCCCATAGGGATATAGTTAATGTTATCGTTAATGGGAGAACGGGGGTTTCCTATGGTTTTATAGCCTATATAGAACCACCTTCCTATGTGGGAGAAAGGGAAATAAGTGCCACCCAATGGGAAGATTTATTGGCAATTCCTGGATTGAATAGTGATGAAGTGCGCAAAAATCAATCAGGTAGACGGTTTTTAAAAACACGGATTGGTGGAGATTATATATTTAAGCAAATTCCCGATATTTGGTTAGTTAGTTCCCGCTCAGGTTCCAATAAAACAGACCTGAGTCTGGAACAGGATGTTCTTCGCATTGGACTAACCAATAATTTACATCTCCAATTACCTCCAGCACATAATTCCCACAAATCCGACATTAAACCTTCTTACGATATTTATGTCATGCTGGCAATTAGTTTGTCTGCTGCTTTATACGCACCAGAACTAATTGAAAATGGAGCCCCCATCATTCACTTTCATGGTTATCCCGCTTTTGATTGGTTTCAAGAGGATGAATTTTGTTTTGGTGTTGATAATCCTTCTGTACCCTGTGGTACTTATGAGTCGGGTGTGTTTAATTTTCTAGGTCTTGCCAATTTCTCCGCTCAACCAACAAAACATATCAAACTAGTCAGTTTAATAGAACCAGACCATGGTACTAATTTAATTGCTCGAGACACAGAATATTTAATTGATAGGTTGAAACATGGTTGTATCGCTGATAAAATTGAACTTGGTGGTCAGCATTTTGCTTCTTTAAGAACTAATTTGACCAGGAATATCCAATAA
- a CDS encoding L,D-transpeptidase, which translates to MNRNKSKLHDLNWVNRLKIILLTLTIGVLTPLPDQTLVNKPSQNIAIAIPKKSSERWIQVDLSQQKLTAWEGKRRVYTFKVSSGKKSTPTPVGRFRVQSKHKTTRMRGRGYNIGNVPYTLYYHGSYAIHGAYWHKRFGTPVSHGCINLPPNRAKLIFNWASVGTPVVVQQ; encoded by the coding sequence ATGAATAGGAACAAGTCCAAGCTACATGATCTCAATTGGGTAAATAGATTAAAGATCATACTATTGACCCTAACCATTGGTGTTCTTACTCCTTTACCAGATCAAACTCTGGTAAACAAACCATCTCAGAATATAGCTATAGCTATTCCTAAAAAATCTTCAGAGCGATGGATTCAGGTGGACCTATCACAGCAAAAGTTGACTGCTTGGGAAGGTAAAAGACGCGTCTACACATTTAAAGTTTCCTCTGGTAAAAAGTCAACTCCCACTCCTGTGGGTAGATTCAGGGTTCAAAGTAAACATAAAACTACTCGCATGCGGGGTAGGGGATATAATATTGGCAATGTGCCCTATACTCTATATTATCATGGTAGTTATGCTATTCATGGAGCATACTGGCATAAACGTTTTGGTACACCGGTAAGTCATGGTTGTATAAATCTCCCTCCTAACCGTGCTAAGTTAATATTTAACTGGGCTAGTGTAGGTACACCTGTAGTAGTTCAACAATAG
- a CDS encoding 6-pyruvoyl trahydropterin synthase family protein: MADPTLSLEKNQTIYGKCSRINGHGHNYYLEVTVQGEIDSVTGMSVDLVGLNQIIQHYVIEPMDHSFLNQDLPYFTEVVPTAENIAVYITNVVRSPIEELGAKLHKVKLIESPNNSCEIYARDIEESKVDRIYRELAAV; this comes from the coding sequence TTGGCCGATCCTACCCTTAGTTTGGAGAAAAATCAGACTATTTATGGCAAATGCTCTCGCATTAATGGTCACGGACACAATTATTATTTGGAAGTGACGGTTCAAGGGGAGATAGATTCAGTCACGGGAATGAGTGTTGATTTGGTGGGATTAAATCAGATAATTCAACACTATGTCATTGAACCTATGGATCATAGTTTCTTAAATCAAGACCTCCCCTATTTTACCGAGGTTGTACCAACTGCAGAAAATATTGCTGTTTATATTACCAATGTAGTGCGATCGCCCATTGAAGAATTAGGAGCAAAACTGCACAAGGTTAAACTAATTGAAAGTCCCAACAATTCCTGCGAAATTTATGCTAGAGATATAGAAGAGAGCAAAGTTGATCGGATATACCGTGAACTAGCAGCAGTTTAA
- the tkt gene encoding transketolase: MAVVTQSLEELCINSIRFLAVDAIEKSKSGHPGLPMGAAPMAFVLWDKFMRYNPKNPRWFNRDRFVLSAGHGCMLQYAMLYLTGYDSVTIEDIKQFRQWGSRTPGHPENFETAGVEVTTGPLGQGIANAVGLAMAEAHLAAKFNKPGSTIVDHYTYVILGDGCNMEGVSGEAASLAGHYGLGKLIALYDDNHISIDGSTDVAFTEDVSKRFEAYGWHVLHVENGNTDINAIAAAIESAKSVKDKPTMIKVTTTIGYGSPNKANTAGVHGAALGGDEVALTRKNLGWEYEPFVVPQDVISHLGKAVGRGADYEKEWNKAFADYKAKYPQEAAEFERLVSGKLPDGWNQVLPTYTAADKALPTRKHSETCLNKLAGVLPELIGGSADLTHSNLTEIKGEGDFQKGQFQNRNIHFGVREHAMGAICNGMALHGSGLIPYGATFLIFTDYMRAAIRLSALSEAGVIWVMTHDSIGQGEDGPTHQPIETLASLRAIPNLTVIRPADGNESSGAYTVAITRAKQNAPTLLAFTRQNVPNLAGTSVEGVTKGGYIILDSQGTPDIILIGTGSELSLCVGAAEKLTATGNKVRVVSMPSTDLFEEQDSSYKESVLPKAVTKRLVVEAGSSFGWHKYIGIEGDAVSIDRFGASAPGGICLEKFGFTVDNVVAKAQALLG, encoded by the coding sequence ATGGCTGTTGTAACCCAATCCCTCGAAGAACTTTGTATTAACTCAATTCGTTTCTTAGCTGTTGATGCTATAGAAAAATCTAAGTCTGGACACCCTGGACTCCCCATGGGAGCAGCTCCTATGGCTTTTGTGCTGTGGGATAAGTTCATGCGCTACAACCCTAAAAATCCTCGCTGGTTTAATAGGGATCGTTTTGTCTTATCCGCTGGTCATGGTTGTATGTTGCAGTATGCTATGCTGTATCTTACAGGTTATGATAGCGTCACCATTGAGGATATTAAACAATTTCGTCAATGGGGTTCTAGAACTCCTGGACACCCAGAAAATTTTGAAACAGCTGGTGTAGAGGTAACTACTGGTCCTTTGGGTCAGGGAATTGCCAATGCAGTTGGTTTGGCTATGGCGGAAGCTCACCTAGCTGCTAAATTTAACAAACCCGGATCCACTATTGTAGACCACTACACTTATGTTATCCTTGGTGATGGATGTAATATGGAAGGTGTTTCCGGTGAAGCAGCTTCCTTGGCTGGTCACTACGGGTTAGGTAAGCTAATTGCTCTCTATGACGATAACCATATCTCCATCGATGGCTCCACAGATGTTGCTTTTACTGAGGATGTTTCCAAACGTTTTGAAGCTTATGGATGGCACGTCCTGCATGTGGAAAATGGTAATACCGACATAAATGCGATCGCAGCAGCTATAGAATCAGCAAAGTCGGTTAAGGACAAACCAACCATGATTAAGGTAACAACTACCATTGGTTATGGTTCTCCTAATAAGGCCAATACAGCGGGTGTTCATGGTGCGGCTTTGGGCGGTGATGAAGTAGCTTTAACCCGCAAAAACCTAGGTTGGGAATATGAACCTTTTGTGGTTCCCCAAGATGTAATTAGTCACCTAGGTAAAGCAGTAGGTCGTGGTGCTGATTATGAGAAGGAATGGAATAAGGCTTTTGCAGACTACAAAGCTAAATATCCCCAAGAAGCAGCAGAATTTGAACGTCTGGTCAGTGGTAAATTGCCCGATGGTTGGAATCAAGTTCTTCCCACCTACACAGCAGCAGACAAAGCATTACCCACCCGGAAGCATTCGGAAACCTGTCTGAATAAATTGGCTGGGGTTTTACCAGAGCTGATTGGTGGTTCTGCTGACCTCACCCACTCCAACCTAACGGAAATTAAGGGTGAAGGAGACTTCCAAAAGGGTCAATTCCAAAACCGTAATATTCACTTCGGGGTCAGAGAACATGCTATGGGTGCCATCTGTAATGGCATGGCTTTACATGGCTCAGGTTTAATTCCTTATGGTGCGACCTTCCTAATTTTCACTGACTATATGCGGGCTGCTATTCGCCTGTCTGCTTTGTCTGAAGCTGGAGTAATTTGGGTAATGACTCACGACTCCATTGGTCAGGGGGAAGATGGTCCAACCCACCAACCGATTGAAACCTTAGCTTCTCTTCGTGCGATTCCTAACCTGACAGTGATTCGTCCTGCTGATGGCAATGAATCTTCTGGAGCTTACACTGTAGCTATTACCAGAGCTAAACAAAATGCTCCTACCCTGTTGGCTTTCACTAGACAAAATGTTCCCAACTTAGCAGGTACATCTGTGGAAGGTGTGACCAAGGGTGGTTATATCATTTTAGATTCTCAAGGTACACCAGATATCATCCTTATTGGCACAGGTTCGGAATTAAGCCTGTGTGTAGGTGCTGCTGAAAAACTAACTGCTACAGGTAATAAGGTGCGCGTAGTTTCTATGCCTTCTACAGACTTGTTTGAAGAGCAAGATAGTTCCTATAAAGAGTCGGTGTTACCAAAGGCAGTAACCAAGCGTCTAGTTGTAGAAGCTGGAAGCAGTTTTGGCTGGCACAAATATATTGGAATTGAAGGTGATGCTGTTAGTATTGACAGATTTGGTGCTTCTGCGCCAGGTGGCATTTGTCTGGAGAAATTTGGATTTACCGTTGACAATGTGGTAGCTAAAGCTCAAGCATTGTTAGGTTAG
- the fabF gene encoding beta-ketoacyl-ACP synthase II has protein sequence MTDYKRNRVVVTGVGAITPIGKTPWEYWEGLLDGRNGIDYITAFDPSKHDCRIAGEVKKFDPCDYMEKKEAKRTDRFAQFGIGAAKQALSDAQLVINDLNAEHIGVMIGSGVGGIKVLEDQQTVYLNKGPDRCSPFMIPMMIANMAAGLTAIHTGAKGPNSCAVTACAAGSNAIGDAFRIIQNGYAQAMICGGTEAAITPLSVAGFAAARALSTKNDPETACRPFDRDRDGFVMGEGSGILILEELEHALTRGARIYGEMVGYGMTCDAYHITSPVPGGLGAAKAMELAMRDGELTPAMISYINAHGTSTPANDVTETAAIKKALGDYAYNIPISSTKSMTGHLLGGSGGIEAVATILAIANDRVPPTIHLDNPDPGCDLDYVPHKSREVRVEVALSNSFGFGGHNVTIAFRKYH, from the coding sequence ATGACAGACTATAAACGTAATCGCGTTGTTGTAACAGGTGTTGGCGCGATTACACCTATTGGTAAAACACCCTGGGAATATTGGGAAGGACTCTTAGACGGAAGGAATGGGATAGACTACATCACAGCATTTGATCCGTCCAAGCACGACTGCCGAATCGCGGGAGAGGTGAAGAAATTTGACCCCTGTGATTACATGGAGAAGAAGGAAGCTAAACGTACAGACCGGTTTGCTCAATTTGGCATTGGGGCGGCCAAACAAGCTCTTTCGGACGCGCAATTAGTTATCAATGACCTCAATGCCGAACATATAGGTGTCATGATCGGTTCGGGCGTGGGGGGAATTAAGGTGTTGGAGGATCAGCAGACTGTGTACCTGAATAAAGGTCCAGATCGCTGTAGTCCATTTATGATCCCAATGATGATTGCCAATATGGCCGCAGGGTTAACAGCAATCCATACGGGTGCTAAAGGTCCCAATTCCTGTGCGGTTACTGCCTGTGCTGCTGGGTCTAATGCTATTGGTGATGCTTTTCGGATTATTCAAAATGGATATGCCCAAGCAATGATTTGTGGGGGTACGGAGGCAGCAATTACACCTCTTTCTGTGGCTGGATTTGCTGCTGCTAGGGCTTTATCTACTAAAAATGATCCTGAAACGGCCTGTCGTCCATTTGATCGGGACAGGGATGGGTTTGTAATGGGGGAAGGTTCAGGAATTCTAATTCTGGAAGAGTTAGAACATGCTTTGACTAGGGGTGCGCGAATATATGGGGAAATGGTAGGCTATGGCATGACCTGTGATGCTTATCATATTACCTCTCCTGTACCAGGTGGTTTGGGTGCTGCTAAAGCTATGGAATTGGCCATGAGAGATGGTGAACTAACACCAGCTATGATTAGTTATATCAATGCTCATGGTACTAGCACCCCAGCTAATGATGTCACAGAAACGGCGGCTATTAAAAAAGCTTTGGGTGATTATGCTTATAATATCCCAATTAGTTCCACTAAATCTATGACCGGTCATCTATTGGGTGGTTCGGGAGGAATAGAAGCTGTGGCTACAATTCTGGCGATCGCCAATGATCGAGTCCCCCCTACAATACACTTGGATAATCCAGATCCGGGGTGTGATTTAGATTATGTGCCCCATAAAAGCCGTGAAGTAAGGGTAGAAGTGGCCCTATCTAACTCCTTTGGTTTTGGAGGTCATAATGTGACTATTGCCTTTAGGAAGTACCATTAG
- the acpP gene encoding acyl carrier protein, with the protein MSANEIFDKTFQRVKKIVVDQLSVDAETVIPEASFANDLSADSLDTVELVMALEEEFGVEIPDEAAEKITTVQEAVDYIINNAPESAL; encoded by the coding sequence ATGAGCGCGAATGAAATTTTTGACAAAACTTTTCAGAGAGTAAAGAAAATTGTGGTTGACCAACTAAGTGTTGATGCTGAAACAGTTATCCCCGAGGCAAGTTTTGCCAATGACTTGTCGGCGGATTCTTTGGATACGGTGGAATTGGTAATGGCCCTGGAAGAGGAATTTGGGGTGGAAATTCCCGATGAAGCTGCTGAAAAAATTACTACAGTTCAGGAAGCAGTAGATTACATCATAAATAATGCTCCTGAGTCCGCATTATAG
- a CDS encoding CoB--CoM heterodisulfide reductase iron-sulfur subunit B family protein — MLKYAYYPGCVAQGACRELDISTRALTQSLGIELVEIKKAACCGSGTFKEDSQLLEDTVNARNIALAEELNLPLLTHCSTCQGVIGRVNERLKHCQENNPVYLNQVNGLLTKENCSPYQGNTEVKHILYALIQDYGLEKIGQRLTRKLSNLKCAAFYGCYLLRSEKHPNEDPFRPEGMENIFRVLGATPIYYRGRNQCCGWPLSSYGTNESFKMAGMHIEEAISQGADCIVTPCPLCHLNLDSRQPEIEKVISKKLQLPILHLPQLIALGLGISPQLLGLERHIVSTKPVLEKLGI; from the coding sequence ATGCTCAAATACGCCTACTACCCTGGTTGTGTAGCCCAGGGCGCTTGTCGGGAGCTGGATATTTCCACTCGTGCTCTGACCCAATCTTTAGGGATCGAACTGGTAGAAATTAAAAAGGCCGCCTGCTGCGGTTCAGGAACCTTTAAGGAAGATTCCCAATTGTTAGAGGACACTGTTAATGCTCGCAATATAGCTTTAGCAGAGGAATTAAACCTACCTTTGTTAACCCACTGTAGCACTTGCCAGGGTGTGATCGGTCGTGTAAATGAACGACTTAAACACTGTCAAGAAAATAATCCGGTCTATTTAAACCAAGTTAATGGACTATTAACAAAAGAAAACTGTTCCCCTTACCAGGGTAACACAGAAGTAAAACACATTTTATATGCTCTGATTCAAGACTATGGTTTGGAGAAAATAGGTCAGCGTCTGACTCGTAAATTAAGTAATCTTAAATGTGCTGCATTTTATGGTTGTTATTTACTGCGTTCAGAAAAACATCCTAATGAAGATCCCTTTCGCCCTGAAGGAATGGAAAACATATTTAGGGTTTTAGGTGCTACCCCAATATATTATCGTGGTAGAAATCAATGTTGTGGTTGGCCCCTTTCCAGCTACGGGACAAATGAGTCTTTTAAAATGGCAGGAATGCACATTGAAGAAGCTATATCCCAAGGTGCGGATTGTATTGTGACACCTTGTCCCCTTTGTCATTTGAACCTAGATTCTCGTCAACCAGAAATAGAAAAAGTGATATCGAAAAAACTACAACTGCCTATTTTACATTTACCCCAATTAATTGCCCTAGGTCTGGGAATTAGTCCCCAATTACTAGGTTTGGAACGTCATATTGTTTCCACTAAACCGGTTTTGGAAAAATTAGGAATCTGA
- a CDS encoding ion transporter — MNLFNREKIQFYLTDLTTPVGQIVNFVIALLVLLSSAIFVVETYNISPDARTELSILNTCILAIFTGEYLLRLWSAKQKGKYFFSIYSIIDLMAIIPYFIGFVDIRFIRLLRWLRILRLLRFIDKKFLFFSISEDSVIFARILFTLFAIIFVYSGLIYQVEHPINHERFNTFLDAFYFSVVTMTTVGFGDVTPVSEWGRLLTVFMILTGVALIPWQVGDLIKRFLKTSNQVENTCSSCGLAFHDGDALFCKRCGAKLPQVSPQ, encoded by the coding sequence ATGAACCTATTCAATAGGGAGAAAATCCAATTTTACTTAACAGATTTAACAACCCCTGTTGGCCAGATAGTTAATTTCGTAATAGCATTATTGGTCTTGTTGTCATCGGCAATATTTGTAGTAGAAACCTATAATATTTCTCCTGATGCTCGCACGGAACTGAGCATCTTAAACACCTGTATACTAGCCATATTTACCGGAGAGTACTTATTGCGTTTATGGAGCGCAAAGCAGAAAGGGAAATATTTTTTTAGTATTTATTCAATCATTGACCTGATGGCAATCATTCCATACTTTATTGGGTTTGTGGATATTAGATTTATTCGATTATTGAGATGGTTAAGAATTTTAAGATTACTGAGATTCATCGATAAAAAGTTCCTATTTTTTAGTATTAGTGAAGATAGTGTAATTTTTGCCCGGATATTATTTACCTTATTTGCCATCATTTTTGTGTATTCAGGTTTGATTTATCAGGTTGAACATCCGATTAACCATGAAAGGTTTAACACCTTTTTAGATGCTTTTTATTTCTCGGTAGTCACCATGACAACTGTAGGATTTGGGGATGTGACACCTGTTTCTGAGTGGGGACGGTTATTAACTGTGTTCATGATTTTAACCGGTGTGGCCTTGATTCCTTGGCAAGTGGGGGATTTGATTAAAAGATTTTTAAAAACCTCTAATCAGGTAGAGAACACTTGTTCAAGTTGTGGTTTAGCTTTTCATGATGGTGACGCTCTATTTTGTAAAAGGTGTGGTGCAAAATTACCGCAGGTTTCTCCGCAATAA
- a CDS encoding Spy/CpxP family protein refolding chaperone, translating to MRVNSKKLFSFGLITLLVVGGVSQSAFASERTLLTGTPVNQTREKRNSFQRLNLTSEQQAKIRDIRRDTHSKIEGVLTPEQKIKFQAAVKQRETEYPNPSESKPRYYGRRGHMGDVLRSLGLTDGQKNQIREIRASSRQKIQSVLTPEQRAQWQQFQQRNRRQYR from the coding sequence ATGAGAGTTAACTCTAAAAAACTTTTTAGCTTTGGGCTGATCACTTTGTTAGTGGTGGGTGGAGTTTCTCAGAGTGCTTTTGCTAGTGAAAGGACACTATTAACAGGAACACCAGTTAATCAAACCAGAGAAAAACGAAATTCATTTCAAAGGTTGAATTTGACCTCAGAGCAACAAGCTAAAATACGAGATATCCGTCGTGATACCCATAGTAAAATTGAGGGTGTTCTCACACCGGAACAAAAGATTAAATTCCAAGCAGCAGTGAAACAACGTGAGACAGAATATCCCAACCCTAGTGAGTCAAAACCAAGATACTATGGAAGACGTGGTCACATGGGTGATGTTTTGCGTTCTTTGGGTTTAACAGATGGGCAAAAAAATCAAATTCGAGAAATCAGAGCATCATCCAGACAAAAAATACAGTCCGTATTAACTCCTGAACAAAGAGCACAATGGCAGCAATTCCAACAAAGGAATCGTCGTCAATATAGGTGA